In one window of Desulfonatronospira thiodismutans ASO3-1 DNA:
- a CDS encoding type II toxin-antitoxin system RelE/ParE family toxin encodes MPRQKVLVARFYATTSGSMPVREWLLSLNKQDKIEIGSDIANLEFNWPAGPSQCKSLEDGIFEVRSRMTGGRTARVLFFIKEEQMVLLHGFIKKTRKTPRQELDLAKKRKKEMEEI; translated from the coding sequence ATGCCAAGACAAAAGGTTCTTGTTGCCAGGTTCTATGCCACAACCTCCGGCTCAATGCCGGTAAGAGAGTGGTTGCTGTCCCTGAACAAGCAGGACAAGATAGAGATCGGGTCAGACATAGCCAACCTGGAATTTAACTGGCCAGCAGGCCCTTCACAGTGCAAATCCCTGGAAGACGGCATATTTGAAGTGCGCAGCCGCATGACCGGCGGCAGAACCGCCAGAGTTCTTTTCTTTATCAAAGAGGAACAGATGGTGCTTTTGCACGGATTTATCAAAAAAACCCGCAAGACTCCCAGACAGGAACTTGACCTGGCTAAAAAACGAAAAAAAGAGATGGAGGAAATATAA
- a CDS encoding DedA family protein: MEEAIAAFGQNYWLIFISSLFLAPEAVLFVTAAMADQPLLTVFLIIVLVSIGGSIGSVCIYFLSMLLGRERLFYLAGRAQRYYLVKVDDLEQVFDFFERKGHWVVFFGRMAPTIRSLVSVPPGIIRMPFRRFLIYTFMGTFVWNVFVGYAFYFFWMHAEAINKLLGLYAAICLGAVILFVFWLVGRNIVKRMMNS, encoded by the coding sequence ATGGAAGAAGCCATAGCCGCCTTTGGCCAGAACTACTGGCTAATCTTCATATCCAGCCTGTTTCTGGCCCCGGAAGCCGTGCTCTTTGTTACCGCGGCCATGGCGGATCAGCCCCTGCTGACAGTATTTTTGATCATAGTGCTGGTGAGTATCGGGGGAAGCATCGGTTCTGTATGCATATATTTTCTGTCCATGCTCCTGGGCCGGGAGAGACTTTTTTATCTGGCTGGGAGAGCGCAGCGGTATTACCTGGTTAAAGTTGACGATCTGGAACAGGTATTTGATTTTTTTGAAAGAAAGGGGCACTGGGTGGTTTTTTTCGGTCGCATGGCCCCCACCATCAGGAGCCTGGTGTCAGTCCCGCCTGGAATCATTCGCATGCCTTTCAGGCGTTTTCTGATCTACACTTTCATGGGTACGTTTGTCTGGAATGTATTTGTAGGGTATGCCTTTTATTTCTTCTGGATGCATGCTGAGGCTATAAACAAACTGCTCGGACTATACGCGGCCATATGCTTAGGTGCGGTCATCCTCTTCGTATTCTGGCTGGTAGGCAGAAATATAGTCAAAAGGATGATGAACAGCTAA
- a CDS encoding helix-turn-helix domain-containing protein translates to MTASKHMGQPFDQFLQEEGIYEEVQLMALKKTISHQIRVLMDKENIKKAELARKMGTSRSSLERLLSDESSNITLHTINKAALVLGKRLDISLVDLHPEEAQH, encoded by the coding sequence ATGACTGCCTCAAAACATATGGGCCAACCATTCGATCAATTCCTGCAGGAAGAAGGCATCTACGAAGAAGTTCAGCTCATGGCTCTGAAAAAGACAATTTCGCACCAGATCAGAGTACTCATGGACAAAGAAAACATTAAAAAAGCGGAGCTGGCCCGGAAAATGGGTACCAGCAGATCCAGCCTGGAACGCTTGCTAAGCGATGAATCCTCCAACATTACCCTGCATACCATCAACAAGGCTGCGCTTGTCCTGGGAAAAAGACTGGACATCTCCCTGGTAGACCTGCATCCTGAAGAAGCACAGCATTAG
- a CDS encoding ABC-type transport auxiliary lipoprotein family protein has protein sequence MMTNSQKLLLCLLCLLLLAIAACAPKKKPPERNFFVLETKRQAGETWDEPRGILSVRGFDVSPGFRGKEIVYRTERGRSQSDFYNQYFISPGPMLTDVSRQWLDDSGMFEAVISMGSHKEADYILEGSVTSLYGDFQEGDEPASVLRMQFLLLEDDRLDYHMLMHRTYKERVTLTGSGAEHVVQGLNKALTRILTRLEKDMAAAMENRRQSRHPGGFFLKNAPVGLPLLDIGDEELSFYSWMIKTSSTIQN, from the coding sequence ATGATGACCAACAGCCAGAAACTCCTGCTCTGCCTGCTGTGCCTGCTTCTGCTGGCCATAGCGGCCTGCGCCCCCAAAAAGAAGCCGCCGGAAAGAAACTTTTTTGTCCTGGAAACAAAAAGACAGGCAGGCGAAACCTGGGATGAGCCCAGAGGAATACTCAGCGTTCGCGGCTTCGATGTCTCCCCGGGCTTTAGGGGCAAGGAGATTGTCTACAGAACAGAGCGCGGCCGGAGCCAGTCCGACTTCTACAACCAGTACTTCATTTCCCCGGGGCCCATGCTCACAGACGTGAGCAGGCAGTGGCTGGATGACTCGGGCATGTTCGAAGCAGTCATATCCATGGGCAGCCACAAGGAAGCGGACTATATCCTGGAAGGATCAGTGACCTCGCTTTACGGGGATTTCCAGGAAGGGGATGAGCCGGCATCCGTTCTGCGCATGCAGTTTCTGCTCCTTGAGGATGACCGGCTGGATTACCACATGCTCATGCACCGCACATATAAAGAACGGGTCACCCTGACCGGTTCGGGAGCAGAGCACGTGGTCCAGGGTCTAAACAAGGCCTTGACCAGGATACTCACCAGGCTGGAAAAGGATATGGCCGCGGCCATGGAAAACAGACGGCAATCCCGGCATCCAGGGGGCTTTTTTCTCAAAAATGCCCCGGTTGGTTTGCCTCTCCTGGATATCGGTGATGAAGAGCTGTCTTTCTATAGCTGGATGATTAAAACGAGCAGTACGATACAGAACTGA